The Psychrobium sp. MM17-31 genome window below encodes:
- a CDS encoding WecB/TagA/CpsF family glycosyltransferase, with product MKTASVNKSPSATNSLLNLWQRVTAIKPANHNKPRVNNAPYIVKLFGLDIRNVSKTQAVNWMTTKANPLGPKVGFFVNAHSINLAVEHAEFNHQLNQADALFADGSGMRMAARHTNYQLQDNVNGTDVLPLLCQQCINHKRSIYLLGAAPGVAREMRDNLIRDFPKLSIAGYQHGFINDSDNQQVINAINDSHCDVLLVAMGSPLQERWINQHKDKLQCRTVLAVGGLFDFFSGNIPRAPLWLRSLGGEWLWRLMQEPRVKFKRYVVGNPLFLFRTYVLGLAKKGA from the coding sequence ATGAAAACTGCAAGCGTAAATAAATCACCGTCAGCCACAAATTCACTATTAAATTTATGGCAACGCGTTACAGCAATTAAACCAGCTAACCACAATAAGCCGCGCGTGAATAATGCGCCTTATATCGTCAAGCTATTTGGACTTGATATTCGCAACGTCAGTAAAACGCAGGCGGTTAATTGGATGACGACTAAAGCCAATCCACTTGGCCCCAAAGTTGGCTTTTTCGTTAATGCCCATTCCATAAATCTCGCGGTTGAACATGCCGAATTTAATCACCAGCTAAACCAAGCCGATGCCCTGTTTGCAGATGGTAGCGGCATGCGCATGGCAGCACGTCATACTAACTATCAGCTGCAAGATAACGTTAATGGCACAGACGTGCTGCCACTGTTGTGTCAACAGTGTATCAATCACAAGCGCTCTATTTATCTACTTGGCGCAGCGCCGGGTGTGGCACGTGAGATGCGTGATAACCTCATTCGCGATTTTCCCAAACTTAGCATCGCGGGCTATCAGCACGGTTTCATTAACGATAGCGATAATCAGCAAGTCATTAACGCAATTAACGATAGCCATTGTGATGTGTTGCTCGTGGCTATGGGTTCACCGCTGCAAGAGCGCTGGATCAACCAGCACAAAGATAAACTGCAATGCCGCACAGTGTTAGCTGTCGGCGGTTTATTCGACTTTTTCAGCGGCAACATTCCACGCGCACCGTTATGGCTACGCAGCCTAGGTGGCGAATGGTTGTGGCGTTTAATGCAAGAGCCCCGCGTTAAATTCAAACGCTACGTCGTTGGCAATCCCCTATTTCTATTTCGCACTTACGTTCTTGGCTTAGCTAAGAAAGGAGCTTAA
- a CDS encoding HipA domain-containing protein: MIDRLSRYLRMTGQCSSAELADFLSVSVSTVSRQLTKLIDDGKVVRLGQGKNVRYIYLRAVKGVTQPVLVRQVDENAVIHQLGKLWIIDNGSVLEMDNEIVAYDDLPWFFFDLKPQGFIGRLIGKRVASNLQVSPRVDSWSSDDVLRYLVLEPNNTPGNFELYKNFDTVRSVKSSIPTRERILERYETHLTKPMFTEFEEAGGSSAGGEQPKFNALLGSSKIVKYSQSLNVANSNAERVKDLLICEHHALNVLREYNGYAAETDIFVTEKRAYLEVKRFDRTVVEREEGQIGMVSLESVIAEFIGYVENWSDAADKLLAQEIIKPDQAELLKLWLSFSRLIGNTDTHNGNVSLFLDGITPSKLTPAYDILPMAYMPNNADIPTPKVKIVRPDNISDEIWQQATLLAGDFWQRVSDDSRVSESFKTIASDWLKAIL, from the coding sequence ATGATTGACCGACTTTCCCGCTATTTACGCATGACTGGGCAATGTAGTTCAGCCGAATTGGCTGACTTTTTGTCTGTGAGCGTTTCTACTGTATCTCGTCAGTTAACTAAATTAATTGATGATGGAAAGGTGGTGCGTTTAGGTCAGGGTAAGAACGTTCGTTATATCTACCTTCGTGCGGTTAAGGGGGTTACTCAACCTGTTTTGGTTAGGCAAGTCGATGAAAATGCGGTTATTCATCAACTCGGTAAGTTATGGATTATTGATAATGGTAGTGTTTTGGAAATGGATAACGAAATAGTTGCCTATGATGATTTACCATGGTTTTTCTTTGACTTAAAGCCACAAGGATTCATCGGTCGTTTGATTGGTAAGCGGGTAGCGTCAAATTTACAAGTCTCGCCACGAGTCGATAGTTGGAGCAGTGATGATGTGCTGCGCTATTTAGTATTAGAGCCAAATAACACGCCGGGCAACTTTGAGCTGTATAAAAATTTCGATACGGTGCGAAGTGTTAAATCAAGCATCCCAACGCGTGAACGAATATTAGAGCGCTATGAAACTCATTTAACTAAGCCAATGTTTACTGAGTTTGAAGAAGCTGGAGGTTCATCAGCAGGTGGCGAGCAACCGAAATTTAATGCACTTCTTGGTTCGTCTAAAATTGTAAAATATAGCCAATCGCTCAATGTGGCTAACTCTAATGCCGAGAGGGTAAAAGATTTGCTCATCTGTGAGCATCATGCGCTAAACGTATTGCGTGAATACAATGGTTATGCGGCAGAAACAGATATTTTTGTGACCGAGAAACGCGCCTATCTTGAAGTCAAACGTTTCGATAGGACCGTTGTCGAACGTGAGGAAGGTCAAATCGGCATGGTGTCACTTGAAAGTGTGATTGCTGAATTTATTGGTTATGTAGAAAACTGGTCTGACGCTGCTGATAAACTATTGGCCCAAGAGATTATTAAACCTGACCAAGCTGAGTTGCTAAAACTTTGGTTATCATTCAGTAGGCTTATCGGAAATACGGATACCCATAATGGTAATGTATCGCTATTTTTAGATGGAATAACTCCATCAAAACTAACGCCTGCATATGACATTTTGCCCATGGCATATATGCCAAATAACGCCGATATTCCGACGCCTAAGGTGAAAATTGTGCGTCCTGACAATATTTCAGATGAGATTTGGCAACAGGCTACATTATTGGCTGGTGATTTCTGGCAACGAGTTTCTGATGATTCGAGAGTTTCGGAATCTTTTAAAACTATCGCTAGTGACTGGTTGAAGGCTATTTTGTAA
- a CDS encoding sugar transferase, whose protein sequence is MAIQLIDRTNKHSLTHVLRMALMQKRMTKTLATIRAQQKKCGHRGLPLVIGQMLALVMLLLLSPLLLTIALLIRLESRGPVFFSQLRVGENGRRFTMYKLRSMYLPTDPRFKAPDPAKSNRQGLCQKFKKDPRITCIGWFIRKYSIDELPQLFNVLNGDMALVGPRPALTSEVEQYSHQQQARLHAKPGLTGLWQVSGRADIDFEQQVELDTQYIAKQSPWLDIKLLFLTVPAVLMAKGAY, encoded by the coding sequence ATGGCTATTCAACTAATAGATCGCACCAACAAACACTCATTGACTCACGTGCTTCGCATGGCCTTGATGCAAAAACGTATGACAAAAACGCTTGCGACTATAAGAGCGCAGCAGAAGAAATGCGGACATCGCGGTTTACCACTCGTCATTGGTCAGATGTTAGCATTAGTGATGTTACTGTTACTAAGCCCGCTGTTATTGACTATTGCCTTGCTCATTCGCTTGGAGAGCCGTGGCCCAGTGTTCTTCTCCCAACTGCGTGTTGGTGAAAACGGCCGCCGCTTCACCATGTATAAGCTACGCTCAATGTACTTGCCAACGGATCCGCGATTCAAAGCACCAGATCCTGCAAAAAGCAATCGTCAGGGCCTATGTCAGAAATTTAAAAAAGACCCGCGCATCACCTGTATCGGCTGGTTTATTCGCAAATACTCAATCGACGAATTGCCACAGTTATTTAACGTGTTAAATGGAGATATGGCCCTAGTAGGCCCAAGACCAGCACTCACCAGCGAAGTCGAGCAATACAGCCACCAGCAACAAGCTCGTTTACATGCAAAACCGGGATTAACCGGCTTATGGCAAGTATCAGGCCGCGCCGATATCGACTTTGAACAACAAGTTGAGTTAGACACCCAATACATTGCCAAGCAAAGCCCATGGCTTGACATCAAGCTACTGTTTTTAACAGTACCAGCGGTATTAATGGCGAAAGGCGCGTATTAG
- a CDS encoding BrnA antitoxin family protein has translation MREQYDFSESVSNPYAKKLKKQITIRLDQDVIEYFKQLSEQNGIPYQNLINLYLKDCANSHKELKLDWK, from the coding sequence ATGCGTGAACAATATGATTTTTCAGAATCCGTATCTAATCCGTACGCGAAGAAACTTAAAAAACAAATTACTATCCGTTTAGATCAGGATGTTATTGAATACTTCAAGCAACTATCTGAGCAAAATGGTATTCCTTATCAAAATTTGATTAACCTTTATTTAAAAGACTGCGCAAATAGCCATAAAGAGTTAAAACTTGATTGGAAGTAA
- a CDS encoding BrnT family toxin has product MSDIIFEWDPNKASSNIKKHGVSFEEAQSVFYDSYARLIPDPDSSFGEERFILLGESSQFKTLVVCHCYREPDDRIRIISARKAEKHERKQYKGFRYA; this is encoded by the coding sequence ATGAGTGACATTATATTTGAATGGGATCCTAATAAAGCGAGTTCGAATATAAAGAAACATGGTGTGAGTTTCGAAGAAGCACAGTCTGTATTTTACGATTCCTACGCTCGATTAATTCCAGATCCCGACAGCTCTTTTGGCGAAGAGCGCTTTATTCTTCTCGGTGAAAGCAGTCAATTCAAAACGCTTGTCGTTTGTCATTGTTATCGAGAGCCTGACGATAGGATTCGTATTATTTCAGCGCGAAAAGCTGAAAAGCACGAGCGTAAACAATATAAGGGGTTCCGATATGCGTGA
- a CDS encoding putative nucleotide-diphospho-sugar transferase: MMEAPFQAEAKTSRHTTLVFSIALNGYQWRYFKHLASHRAYAERHDYHYEVVTKPFYSPMGIECCWLKLTLMYTALRAGYQQVMFVDADAYINDNCPPLNTVFVPAKSIYMAKGYSHRFNSGVMIIRNCPQARSWLKRIITHRHEKVEPQYDVGWGENSHVISHSEGCRFIKEIPQEWNNTSSYYLTDFIRHHNYGPLRSGSIERATHYLMFVLANKIARLQRLFTKQRKKSRRDDLLLEQTQKTLHNFPNFCHRAINESPQTANSPLNSRLAK, translated from the coding sequence ATGATGGAAGCACCCTTTCAAGCAGAAGCGAAAACATCGCGCCATACCACGCTGGTATTTAGCATTGCCTTAAATGGATATCAATGGCGTTACTTTAAACACCTTGCATCACATCGCGCCTATGCAGAAAGGCACGACTATCACTACGAAGTTGTCACCAAACCATTTTACTCGCCAATGGGTATCGAGTGCTGCTGGCTCAAACTCACCTTAATGTACACCGCACTGCGCGCCGGCTATCAACAGGTGATGTTCGTCGATGCCGATGCCTATATTAATGACAACTGCCCGCCGCTAAATACCGTTTTTGTGCCAGCGAAATCCATTTACATGGCTAAGGGTTACTCACATCGATTTAATTCAGGCGTAATGATTATTCGCAATTGTCCGCAGGCGCGAAGTTGGTTGAAACGCATTATTACCCACCGCCATGAAAAGGTAGAGCCGCAATACGATGTTGGTTGGGGGGAAAATAGTCATGTCATCAGCCACAGCGAAGGGTGTCGATTTATTAAAGAAATCCCTCAAGAATGGAATAACACGAGCAGCTATTACCTAACGGATTTCATTAGACACCACAACTACGGCCCACTGCGCAGTGGCTCAATAGAGCGAGCAACACATTACCTGATGTTTGTGTTGGCCAATAAGATAGCTAGACTACAACGCTTGTTTACCAAACAGCGTAAAAAGTCTCGCCGCGATGATTTGCTGCTTGAGCAAACCCAGAAAACATTACACAACTTTCCCAACTTTTGTCATCGCGCTATTAATGAGTCGCCGCAAACCGCCAATTCACCACTTAATTCGCGCCTCGCAAAATGA